In one window of Pseudomonas sp. IAC-BECa141 DNA:
- a CDS encoding calcium-binding protein produces MSYIFSGLEKLEILQAANICEGMKFNVEEEEYFAMAVEGRNCAVLYRTLSNILGGKFLGGSAFDESVMGIFKDAKLWLDVAIDANGGVGAYSALIRAYTLRQGELRLNKKISDSKMQQSSNQVAVNLMNTLIKGSVEHDLAPWTVPSISQIAEIDASAIGKVLFREDVDEIDTATSRNAGWSGTIGFSLLGGEKPYETWRLISAGDPDSHIKGNHHLAKLNRLDDLKNVLFAVDSYSVALQAVIKNFGSNMVESLFSVLPEQINIALASGSINPLIQHVVKGTPISPIVSLILRYNLNDFFDMLRRTYDGNSAATPTTDETFASNAYTFFSALSPSQSQSIVTRTIGEYGSAKDWATLASQATPIGAALRNSLKQLSEIVIERADGFSGRGLELYDPETGEGFITEQWLADRSEMLARLIARTNGSFGRNTVQTFSYSDLASGKQALMTTGVSNPLVMFGDDGGRSFGGGTNTDHLYGGDGNDSMSGLSGNDFIQGARGNDSLTGGDGNDALYGMVGDDVLVGGKGNDSLTGGPGNDRYEFSSGDGIDEIFDADVEGALLINGLPIPPLERSAPLSNIWLTEDRAISLTLIEDQAETTLNIKYGLSDLIVIKNFKPGMLGIDLPDYQRPTFSVPDLVLQGDWKIKDNDPNVRGDQPSYDELGNALLLPNVKQRNKADLLYGSPKDDLIVGLGGSDRLFGKEGNDRLFGDKQTTLENAFADATKGKASRGDWLDGGQGDDLLVGTASRDVLLGGNGRDTLIGGAGDDNLSGDQTTGAHEQNWTVKRIDVPLSDGVISMRSVFDKFSLNSPTEGGDDILYGQGGRDFINGGRGDDLLDGGSDDDTLYGEEGNDTLAGGSGDDTLSGDNLDWGGGLDSRHHGNDLLAGGSGDDYLAGNGGSDVLYGGSGNDVLKGDDEVLRGVSGDAADFFGSDFLDGGEGNDTLWGGGADDSLFGGSGNDELVGDYHEHPIRYHGDDYLDGGAGDDTLRGLGGSDTLIGGSGADALDGDEPNLKAGATNDDHIQGNSGNDTLWGGLGADTLLGGADDDFLIGDYERTSEAEHGADYLDGGSGNDTLLGGGGNDTLVGGEGVDYLRGGPGDNVFEGGAGNDYLEGMQGNDVFYFGVGDGLDVVTDTGGNNVVSFGDGFSAENLQAKIVNLDVGTALRLSNGIGDALLILHHEKWAGSTFRFSDGVILNFQDVIKLTVQPVDITDPSTTVAAVPDPEKKQDIESESEAVVQTLPDDLAASTEREGSETGRHTRWDSLFLSELNTKRSAARQASGFALNDQGVWVRSHIATDKSGYAISAELIHEDVEAGVFSNTPEWMGAIAADAVVTERQSNSATKTTFKFVKAETAQLPKQKPKYYPSGSSYSGFSFNVGDAVVEDIDHSGAILGWYVYPAGSFENHEIVRKAFRWSSTTQTIKHKVVHGNDAGGRVNLEVGNLFHGGAGDDLVVTYAGSVLKYGGVSDRIPGAFLSAGAGNDTLLGSAGADYLISGPGEDWLYGENGPDTYIVEAHDGATTIIADVLDPVFLRPEVGASGWHEEFGGLDIDTVVLPEEAKPDKLKLTWGAVLVEAVNIELSPTPPRGAHRQPPRAQMLYTTLDIEWGGTQKVRIVLPNPNDLSGSGIERVRFADGSSINFKDVVSRLGIAPDTYHHGITVQYATQVKSFRDNRFLPLVGGRGNDTLSGTGEIRGMQGDDLLGGGSGDEVLYGGPGNDTLSGGGGNDVYKYDGLGRDLVINAGGGTDGIDFSEVGLSIGQLKFHRERNDLVIVVSYGMSPKVRVSEHFSGGDAAISFISVQGEEGAVKNYTANQLTELLHPLPPLRDVEDILPRNDEEALRAMKEIIAFYELNI; encoded by the coding sequence ATGAGCTATATATTCAGTGGTTTGGAAAAGTTGGAAATTTTGCAGGCTGCAAATATTTGTGAGGGAATGAAATTCAATGTCGAGGAGGAAGAGTATTTTGCGATGGCAGTGGAGGGGCGAAACTGCGCTGTACTTTATCGTACATTGTCGAATATTTTGGGTGGGAAATTCTTAGGCGGTTCTGCGTTCGATGAGAGCGTGATGGGCATTTTTAAAGATGCCAAACTCTGGCTCGATGTAGCAATTGATGCAAATGGCGGAGTGGGCGCTTATTCTGCATTGATCCGAGCTTATACCCTGCGGCAGGGGGAGTTAAGGTTAAATAAAAAAATCAGCGATTCGAAGATGCAACAGTCATCTAATCAGGTGGCTGTCAATCTCATGAATACGTTGATAAAAGGCTCCGTTGAGCATGATTTGGCTCCATGGACTGTGCCCTCCATAAGCCAAATTGCAGAAATCGATGCGAGCGCTATTGGTAAAGTATTATTTCGTGAAGATGTTGATGAAATTGATACAGCTACCAGTCGTAATGCGGGATGGTCTGGAACAATCGGCTTCAGCCTGTTGGGTGGAGAAAAACCATATGAAACTTGGAGGTTGATCTCCGCCGGTGATCCGGATTCCCATATAAAAGGGAATCATCATCTTGCCAAGTTAAACAGGCTTGATGACCTAAAGAATGTTCTGTTTGCCGTGGACTCATACAGTGTTGCATTGCAGGCAGTGATTAAAAACTTCGGGTCGAATATGGTTGAAAGCCTGTTTTCAGTTCTGCCCGAACAAATAAATATCGCTCTCGCCAGTGGCAGCATCAATCCACTGATTCAGCATGTGGTGAAAGGTACGCCCATCTCACCTATTGTCAGCCTGATATTGCGATATAACCTGAATGATTTCTTTGACATGCTCAGGCGAACCTACGACGGAAACTCGGCCGCCACGCCTACCACCGACGAAACCTTCGCCTCCAATGCCTACACATTTTTCTCCGCACTTTCTCCGTCTCAATCGCAAAGCATCGTTACCAGAACCATTGGCGAGTATGGCAGTGCCAAGGACTGGGCAACGTTGGCCAGTCAGGCAACGCCAATCGGCGCCGCGTTACGCAATTCCCTCAAGCAACTAAGCGAAATCGTGATTGAGCGGGCCGACGGTTTTTCCGGACGCGGCCTGGAGCTTTACGACCCAGAAACGGGCGAGGGCTTCATCACTGAACAGTGGCTTGCCGATCGCTCTGAAATGCTGGCCCGGCTGATTGCGCGAACCAATGGATCGTTCGGTCGAAATACTGTCCAGACCTTTTCCTATTCGGATCTGGCTTCGGGCAAACAGGCCCTTATGACCACCGGCGTCTCAAACCCTCTGGTCATGTTTGGTGATGACGGCGGACGATCATTTGGTGGCGGGACAAATACCGATCATCTTTACGGCGGTGACGGCAACGATTCCATGAGCGGACTGTCTGGTAACGACTTTATCCAAGGGGCTCGCGGCAATGACTCTTTAACAGGAGGCGATGGCAATGATGCGTTGTACGGTATGGTCGGTGATGATGTTTTGGTGGGTGGCAAAGGTAACGACTCCCTGACTGGCGGGCCGGGTAACGATCGGTATGAGTTCTCCAGCGGAGATGGAATCGACGAAATTTTTGATGCGGACGTTGAGGGCGCGTTGCTGATAAATGGACTTCCGATCCCACCTCTCGAACGCAGTGCTCCGCTCAGCAATATCTGGCTTACGGAAGATCGAGCCATCAGTTTGACGCTCATTGAAGATCAGGCTGAAACCACGCTGAACATTAAATACGGACTGAGTGATCTCATCGTCATAAAGAACTTTAAGCCAGGGATGCTCGGAATTGATCTTCCTGATTACCAAAGACCGACCTTCTCCGTCCCCGATCTGGTCCTTCAAGGCGACTGGAAAATTAAAGATAACGACCCCAATGTTCGCGGAGATCAGCCTTCTTACGATGAGTTGGGCAACGCCTTGCTTTTGCCCAATGTTAAACAGAGGAACAAAGCCGACCTGCTTTACGGATCACCGAAAGATGACCTGATCGTTGGACTTGGCGGGTCTGATCGATTGTTCGGCAAAGAAGGCAACGATCGTTTATTCGGTGACAAGCAGACGACGCTGGAAAATGCATTTGCCGATGCAACAAAAGGAAAGGCCAGCCGTGGCGATTGGCTGGATGGTGGGCAGGGTGATGACCTGCTTGTCGGCACTGCCTCGCGAGACGTGCTGCTCGGCGGCAACGGTCGAGACACGCTGATTGGGGGAGCAGGTGATGACAATTTGTCCGGTGATCAAACAACCGGTGCACATGAGCAAAATTGGACAGTCAAGCGCATCGACGTTCCACTCAGTGATGGCGTCATCAGCATGCGTAGCGTCTTTGACAAATTTTCATTGAATAGTCCCACCGAGGGCGGTGACGACATCCTCTATGGGCAGGGTGGCCGGGATTTTATCAATGGCGGCAGGGGAGATGACCTGCTCGATGGCGGAAGTGACGACGACACACTGTACGGCGAAGAGGGTAATGACACGCTGGCTGGCGGGAGTGGCGATGACACATTATCGGGAGACAACCTGGATTGGGGTGGCGGTCTCGACAGTCGCCATCATGGCAACGATTTGTTGGCGGGTGGCAGTGGCGATGACTACCTTGCCGGAAACGGTGGTAGCGACGTGTTGTACGGCGGCAGCGGCAATGATGTGCTGAAAGGTGATGACGAGGTGCTGCGAGGCGTTTCGGGTGATGCCGCAGACTTTTTCGGAAGTGATTTTCTGGATGGCGGTGAGGGCAATGACACCCTTTGGGGCGGCGGTGCCGATGACTCACTTTTCGGTGGCAGCGGCAACGACGAGTTAGTTGGTGATTACCATGAACACCCGATTCGTTATCACGGTGATGACTATCTTGATGGCGGTGCGGGTGACGACACACTCCGTGGCTTGGGTGGCTCCGACACACTGATAGGCGGATCAGGCGCTGACGCTCTGGATGGCGATGAGCCCAACTTGAAAGCGGGCGCAACCAACGATGACCACATTCAAGGTAATTCAGGAAACGATACGCTCTGGGGTGGTTTGGGCGCCGATACACTTTTGGGCGGTGCCGATGATGACTTTTTGATAGGGGACTACGAGCGAACATCCGAAGCAGAACATGGCGCCGATTATCTTGATGGCGGTTCAGGCAACGACACTTTGCTGGGCGGTGGCGGAAACGACACACTGGTTGGCGGGGAGGGAGTCGATTATTTACGTGGCGGCCCTGGCGATAACGTGTTTGAGGGTGGTGCCGGCAACGATTATCTGGAAGGGATGCAGGGTAACGATGTTTTCTACTTCGGAGTGGGTGATGGACTGGATGTTGTTACCGATACAGGTGGCAACAATGTCGTAAGTTTTGGTGATGGATTTTCTGCGGAGAACTTGCAGGCCAAGATCGTCAATCTTGATGTGGGCACGGCGTTGCGGCTGTCGAATGGTATTGGTGACGCGCTTCTGATTCTTCACCATGAAAAGTGGGCAGGTTCGACGTTCAGGTTCAGCGACGGCGTGATCCTGAATTTCCAGGATGTAATCAAATTAACGGTGCAACCGGTAGATATAACGGATCCGTCTACGACAGTTGCTGCGGTACCCGATCCCGAAAAAAAGCAGGACATTGAGAGTGAGAGCGAAGCAGTCGTCCAGACACTGCCCGATGACTTAGCCGCTTCTACTGAGAGGGAAGGCAGTGAAACGGGTCGTCACACCCGGTGGGATAGCCTTTTTCTTTCGGAACTGAACACAAAGCGCTCAGCGGCCCGGCAGGCATCAGGATTTGCACTGAACGATCAGGGTGTTTGGGTTAGAAGTCATATTGCTACCGACAAAAGTGGCTATGCCATCAGCGCCGAACTGATCCATGAGGACGTTGAAGCCGGAGTCTTTTCCAATACACCTGAGTGGATGGGGGCGATTGCCGCTGACGCTGTGGTGACTGAAAGGCAGTCAAATTCTGCAACGAAAACCACGTTCAAGTTTGTAAAAGCAGAAACTGCGCAATTACCGAAACAAAAGCCAAAATATTACCCGTCTGGCTCCAGTTATTCGGGGTTCTCGTTCAACGTGGGTGATGCTGTAGTCGAAGATATAGACCACTCGGGCGCTATTCTGGGGTGGTACGTGTACCCCGCTGGCAGTTTTGAAAATCATGAAATTGTTCGTAAAGCGTTTCGCTGGAGCTCTACTACCCAAACGATCAAGCATAAAGTTGTTCATGGTAATGACGCTGGCGGCAGGGTAAATCTCGAAGTGGGAAATCTCTTTCATGGCGGTGCAGGAGATGACTTGGTGGTTACCTATGCTGGTTCAGTGCTTAAGTACGGCGGGGTGAGCGACAGGATCCCAGGCGCATTTTTATCAGCTGGCGCAGGCAACGACACACTGCTCGGCTCCGCGGGTGCCGATTATTTGATCAGTGGGCCGGGAGAAGATTGGCTTTACGGCGAAAACGGTCCCGACACTTACATAGTTGAAGCGCATGATGGCGCAACCACCATTATTGCCGACGTTCTTGACCCTGTTTTTTTGCGCCCCGAGGTTGGAGCCTCTGGGTGGCATGAAGAGTTTGGGGGGCTTGATATTGATACCGTCGTTCTTCCGGAAGAGGCGAAACCAGATAAGTTGAAACTAACCTGGGGTGCTGTGTTGGTTGAGGCGGTAAATATTGAACTGTCACCCACCCCACCGCGTGGGGCTCATCGTCAACCGCCTCGAGCCCAGATGCTGTACACCACACTCGATATCGAATGGGGCGGAACTCAAAAAGTACGAATCGTTTTGCCCAATCCGAACGATCTCAGTGGTTCCGGAATTGAAAGGGTGAGGTTTGCTGATGGCTCGAGCATCAATTTTAAAGACGTCGTTAGCCGCTTAGGCATTGCCCCCGATACTTATCATCATGGCATCACCGTTCAGTACGCTACTCAGGTTAAGTCTTTTCGAGACAACCGTTTTCTACCGCTCGTGGGCGGTCGCGGTAATGACACCCTCAGCGGCACTGGTGAAATAAGAGGGATGCAAGGAGATGATCTGCTCGGCGGTGGCTCAGGTGATGAAGTGCTTTACGGTGGGCCGGGCAATGACACCTTGTCCGGTGGCGGGGGCAATGATGTTTATAAATATGATGGGCTTGGGCGAGACCTGGTAATCAATGCCGGCGGCGGAACTGACGGTATAGATTTTTCGGAGGTCGGACTGTCGATTGGTCAACTCAAGTTCCACCGTGAACGGAATGATCTCGTCATCGTAGTGAGTTATGGCATGTCTCCAAAGGTTCGTGTCTCCGAACACTTTTCAGGAGGCGATGCCGCTATCAGCTTCATCAGCGTTCAAGGAGAAGAGGGCGCTGTTAAAAATTACACGGCGAACCAGCTCACTGAGCTTTTGCACCCTCTACCTCCCTTACGGGACGTAGAGGATATCTTGCCGAGAAATGATGAAGAGGCGTTGCGGGCAATGAAGGAAATAATCGCGTTTTATGAGTTGAATATTTGA
- the ung gene encoding uracil-DNA glycosylase: MTADDRIKLEPSWKEALRAEFDQPYMAELRTFLQQERAAGKEIYPPGPLIFNALNSTPLDKVKVVILGQDPYHGPGQAHGLCFSVQPGVPAPPSLVNIYKELKRDLNIDIPNHGYLQSWADQGVLMLNTTMTVERANANAHKDKGWQFFTDRIIEVVSQRQPHLVFMLWGSHAQSKQKLIDATKHLVLTSVHPSPLSAYRGFLGCGHFSRTNKFLEQNGEAPIEWRLPSVV; this comes from the coding sequence ATGACTGCTGACGACCGTATCAAACTCGAACCGAGCTGGAAGGAGGCACTGCGTGCCGAATTCGACCAGCCCTACATGGCAGAGTTGCGCACTTTTCTGCAGCAGGAGCGGGCGGCCGGCAAGGAAATCTATCCGCCGGGACCGCTGATTTTCAATGCGTTGAATTCGACGCCGCTGGACAAGGTGAAAGTGGTCATCCTCGGCCAGGATCCGTACCACGGCCCGGGCCAGGCCCACGGCTTGTGTTTCTCGGTGCAACCGGGCGTGCCGGCGCCGCCTTCGCTGGTCAACATCTATAAAGAGTTGAAGCGCGACCTGAACATCGACATTCCCAACCACGGCTACTTGCAGAGCTGGGCGGATCAGGGCGTGCTGATGCTCAACACCACCATGACCGTAGAGCGCGCCAACGCCAATGCGCACAAGGACAAGGGTTGGCAGTTCTTCACGGACCGGATCATTGAGGTGGTCAGTCAGCGGCAGCCGCATCTGGTATTTATGCTTTGGGGTTCCCATGCCCAGAGCAAACAGAAGCTGATCGACGCCACCAAGCATCTGGTGTTGACCTCGGTGCACCCGTCGCCGCTGTCGGCCTATCGCGGCTTTCTCGGTTGCGGGCATTTCAGCCGCACCAACAAGTTCCTGGAGCAGAACGGCGAAGCGCCGATCGAGTGGCGTCTGCCGTCGGTGGTCTGA
- a CDS encoding enoyl-CoA hydratase/isomerase family protein yields MNLHFEELTGTDGARIGVATLDAEKSLNALSLPMIHALSDKLNAWAKEPQIVCVLLRGNGAKAFCAGGEVRSLVEACRAHPGEVPPLAAQFFNAEYRLDYSLHTYPKPLICWGHGYVLGGGMGLLQGASIRIVTPSSRLAMPEISIGLYPDVGASWFLSRLPGRLGLFLGLTGAHMNGRDAIDLDLADRFLLDDQQQELIDGLLQLNWQEQTAMQLNSLLKALQQEAVAQMPEAQWLPRRQQIDEWLDVSDVTCAWKALSLHRDSSDLLIARAAKTMSEGSPLTAHLVWEQIVRARHLSLAEVFQMEYTLSLNCCRHPEFSEGVRARLIDKDHKPHWHWPDIARVPDAVVEAHFHKVWEGRHPLADLSQY; encoded by the coding sequence ATGAATCTGCACTTCGAAGAACTCACCGGCACCGACGGCGCACGCATCGGCGTGGCCACGCTGGATGCCGAAAAGTCGCTCAATGCGCTGTCCCTGCCGATGATCCACGCCCTGAGCGACAAACTGAACGCCTGGGCCAAGGAGCCGCAAATCGTCTGCGTGCTGCTGCGCGGTAACGGCGCCAAGGCCTTCTGTGCCGGTGGCGAAGTGCGCAGCCTGGTGGAAGCCTGTCGCGCCCATCCCGGCGAGGTTCCGCCGCTGGCCGCGCAGTTTTTCAATGCTGAATATCGGCTGGACTACAGCCTCCACACCTACCCGAAGCCGCTGATCTGCTGGGGCCATGGATATGTGCTCGGCGGCGGCATGGGCCTGCTGCAAGGCGCGAGCATCCGGATCGTCACGCCGAGCAGTCGACTGGCGATGCCGGAAATCAGCATCGGCCTGTACCCGGATGTCGGCGCCAGTTGGTTTCTGTCGCGGCTGCCGGGCAGGCTCGGTTTGTTCCTGGGTTTGACCGGCGCACACATGAACGGTCGCGATGCGATCGATCTGGATCTGGCCGACCGCTTCCTGCTTGACGACCAGCAACAGGAACTGATCGACGGCTTGTTGCAGTTGAACTGGCAGGAACAGACCGCCATGCAGCTCAACAGCCTGCTCAAAGCGCTGCAGCAGGAAGCCGTGGCGCAAATGCCTGAGGCGCAATGGCTGCCGCGTCGGCAGCAGATCGATGAATGGCTGGACGTCAGCGACGTGACCTGCGCCTGGAAAGCCCTCAGCCTGCATCGCGACAGCAGCGATCTGTTGATTGCCCGTGCCGCGAAAACCATGAGCGAAGGCTCGCCACTGACGGCGCATCTGGTCTGGGAACAGATCGTCCGCGCCCGCCACTTGTCACTGGCCGAAGTCTTTCAGATGGAATACACCCTGAGCCTCAATTGCTGCCGGCATCCGGAGTTCAGCGAAGGGGTCCGGGCACGACTGATCGACAAGGACCACAAACCGCACTGGCACTGGCCGGACATCGCCCGGGTGCCGGACGCGGTGGTCGAGGCGCACTTTCACAAGGTGTGGGAGGGGCGGCATCCGTTGGCGGATCTGTCGCAATACTAG
- a CDS encoding glycosyltransferase family 4 protein produces the protein MNLLIIHQNFPGQFRHVALEALRRRLGVIAIGRDTAPGIAGVRLFRYRPSRHMANGVHGYLHRYEEAVSDGQQVQRILKRLSQAGFRPDVILAHPGWGETLFVKDVYPDVPLVHFCEYYYRAREADSGFDPEFPCAMDASSRLRVLNSMHLLNIEQCDAGIAPTQWQRSLFPKIYQSKIRVIHEGIVQFSESEKVESVTLPSGRVIKAGQSIVTYVARNLEPYRGFHSFMRSIPYIHEKCPSAQVVVIGGDGVSYGRMPIGYPNWRSKMIAEVDIDISNVHFVGKLPYQTYRSVLGLSKAHVYLTYPFVLSWSLLEAMASGCVVVGSNTAPVQEVVEDGVSGMLVDFFDAEEIASAVCRVITSPGEFDSMKEAARLTANKFDVVKGVSGYFDVFKSLTDGGRVE, from the coding sequence ATGAATCTTCTTATCATTCATCAGAATTTTCCCGGTCAGTTTCGTCATGTGGCGTTGGAAGCATTGCGCAGACGTTTGGGAGTTATTGCAATTGGACGCGATACAGCGCCAGGTATTGCCGGGGTAAGGTTATTTCGATACCGACCATCAAGGCATATGGCTAATGGCGTTCATGGCTATTTGCATAGATATGAAGAGGCCGTTTCGGACGGGCAACAAGTTCAACGAATATTGAAGAGGCTCAGCCAGGCAGGCTTTCGGCCTGATGTGATTCTTGCCCATCCGGGGTGGGGTGAAACGCTATTCGTCAAAGATGTTTACCCCGATGTGCCGCTAGTTCATTTCTGTGAGTACTATTACCGAGCGCGTGAGGCAGACTCTGGTTTCGATCCTGAGTTTCCCTGTGCGATGGATGCGTCCTCAAGGCTTAGAGTCTTGAATTCGATGCATCTCCTGAATATTGAGCAGTGCGATGCCGGGATTGCACCTACACAATGGCAGCGCAGTCTTTTTCCGAAAATATATCAGTCGAAAATTCGTGTCATTCATGAAGGCATTGTTCAATTTTCCGAATCAGAAAAGGTCGAGTCTGTAACGCTGCCGAGTGGGCGCGTGATAAAAGCAGGTCAGTCTATCGTGACTTATGTCGCCAGAAACCTCGAACCGTACCGAGGCTTTCATAGTTTTATGAGATCCATTCCCTATATCCATGAAAAGTGCCCCAGTGCACAGGTTGTTGTAATCGGTGGTGATGGTGTCAGTTATGGGCGGATGCCCATTGGATACCCCAACTGGCGAAGCAAGATGATTGCGGAGGTGGATATTGATATTTCCAATGTTCACTTTGTTGGGAAGTTGCCTTATCAAACATACAGATCGGTTCTGGGTCTTTCAAAGGCTCACGTGTATTTGACGTATCCGTTCGTACTGTCGTGGTCTCTGTTGGAAGCAATGGCTTCTGGCTGTGTTGTCGTAGGTTCAAATACCGCTCCCGTACAGGAAGTTGTCGAAGATGGAGTCAGCGGGATGCTTGTTGATTTTTTTGACGCTGAAGAAATCGCCTCGGCAGTTTGCAGGGTTATAACTTCTCCCGGTGAGTTTGACTCAATGAAGGAAGCGGCGAGGTTGACGGCAAACAAATTCGATGTGGTTAAGGGTGTAAGCGGATACTTTGATGTGTTTAAAAGCTTAACGGATGGTGGTCGCGTCGAGTGA